The proteins below come from a single Bartonella schoenbuchensis R1 genomic window:
- a CDS encoding DUF1465 family protein, with protein MNAHEPSKDKTIIMMEHDAFESVFNRLYEETMDLIEETADYIDKEGKCAARHLPVETSALYAKEAMYLSTRLMQIASRLLLFRAGREGEMSPKQIQKEIAKISLHTPSLGPQAAHWTELPEIFRHFVARSLRLEERMRHVSYDIDQASCKTLKKNNPVTKQIQLLKRAFRRS; from the coding sequence GTGAATGCACATGAACCTTCAAAAGATAAAACCATTATCATGATGGAACACGATGCTTTTGAAAGTGTTTTTAACCGCCTCTATGAAGAGACGATGGACCTTATTGAAGAAACAGCAGACTATATTGATAAAGAAGGTAAATGTGCTGCTCGTCACCTTCCAGTCGAAACTTCTGCACTTTATGCAAAAGAAGCCATGTATTTAAGTACACGGCTAATGCAAATTGCCTCTCGACTGTTGCTTTTTCGTGCAGGGCGTGAAGGGGAAATGTCTCCCAAACAAATACAAAAAGAGATTGCAAAAATTTCTCTTCATACACCATCACTAGGACCTCAGGCTGCTCATTGGACAGAATTGCCAGAAATTTTCCGCCACTTTGTAGCACGTTCTTTGCGTTTAGAAGAACGTATGCGCCATGTCAGTTATGATATCGATCAAGCCTCTTGCAAAACCTTAAAAAAGAACAATCCTGTAACCAAACAAATTCAATTGCTCAAACGTGCTTTTCGACGCTCTTAA